A genomic stretch from Rhodobacterales bacterium HKCCA1288 includes:
- a CDS encoding SAM-dependent methyltransferase, protein MGAGRAQDRLLRRIAQSGPLSVAEFMTEALLHPEFGYYMKKPAIGRGGDFVTAPEVSQIFGEMIGLWFLQVWSDQGRPSDVNLVELGGGRGTFMADILRAAKLLPEFTQTIRLHMVEASPLMRAAQAEALGQYQPQFHDTIATLPDGPLYLVANEFFDALPIRQFQKGRDGWHERQIGADQGALIWGLGPVIAPDWLTARFGDMPEGAIVEVNAAAEAIASDIGRRIDAHGGAALLIDYGDWISAGDTFQAVKDHRYADPLVDIGTSDLTAHVAFQPLAASAAPARAAPLQTQGLFLERLGITARAQALAQKLHGDALQSHIAAHRRLTHPEEMGQLFKVLGLTQQSAPALPGLDDLEIRDM, encoded by the coding sequence ATGGGGGCAGGGCGCGCGCAGGATCGGCTGTTGCGCCGTATCGCGCAGTCAGGCCCGCTTTCTGTGGCCGAGTTTATGACCGAGGCGCTGCTTCACCCTGAATTTGGGTATTACATGAAGAAACCCGCCATCGGTCGGGGCGGGGATTTTGTGACGGCACCCGAAGTCTCGCAAATCTTTGGCGAGATGATTGGGTTGTGGTTCCTGCAGGTTTGGTCTGACCAAGGCAGACCATCCGATGTAAATTTGGTCGAGCTTGGCGGCGGGCGTGGGACGTTTATGGCCGATATTTTGCGCGCTGCAAAACTGCTGCCCGAATTCACCCAAACGATCAGATTGCACATGGTCGAAGCCTCGCCCTTGATGCGCGCAGCCCAAGCAGAGGCTTTGGGACAGTATCAACCGCAATTTCACGACACTATTGCCACCCTACCTGACGGGCCGCTTTATTTGGTCGCGAATGAATTTTTTGATGCTTTGCCCATTCGGCAATTTCAAAAAGGGCGTGACGGATGGCATGAACGCCAAATTGGTGCAGATCAGGGCGCGCTCATATGGGGGCTTGGCCCTGTCATTGCGCCCGATTGGCTAACGGCCCGTTTTGGTGACATGCCAGAGGGTGCGATTGTCGAGGTTAATGCTGCGGCCGAGGCGATTGCATCAGATATAGGGCGGCGCATTGATGCGCATGGCGGCGCGGCGCTTTTGATTGATTACGGGGATTGGATCAGCGCAGGCGACACCTTTCAAGCCGTCAAAGATCACAGATACGCTGATCCATTGGTGGATATTGGCACATCCGATCTGACCGCCCATGTGGCGTTTCAGCCTTTGGCGGCCAGTGCCGCACCCGCCCGCGCGGCACCGCTACAGACGCAAGGTCTGTTTCTTGAGCGTCTTGGGATCACCGCACGGGCGCAGGCGCTTGCGCAAAAATTGCACGGTGACGCGCTTCAATCGCACATTGCCGCGCATCGTAGGTTGACCCACCCCGAAGAAATGGGACAGCTATTCAAAGTGCTGGGTCTTACACAACAGTCTGCGCCCGCCCTGCCAGGTTTGGATGATCTTGAAATAAGGGATATGTGA
- a CDS encoding YHS domain protein, with product MITRRAVIKSGLALPLVTQPLLAQAVFQRDGVALRGYDPVAYFTNSAATKGAADFAAHWDNAIWHFASAANRAQFLNSPEAFAPQYGGYCAWAVSQGYTAPIDPDAWRIVDGKLYLNANRRIQRRWEQDVAGHIARADANWPNLRAGL from the coding sequence ATGATCACCCGCCGCGCAGTCATAAAGTCAGGCTTAGCACTGCCGCTCGTCACACAGCCTCTGCTTGCTCAGGCCGTCTTCCAACGTGATGGCGTGGCTTTGCGGGGATATGATCCTGTGGCCTATTTCACCAATAGCGCCGCCACCAAAGGTGCGGCAGACTTCGCCGCGCACTGGGACAACGCCATATGGCATTTTGCATCAGCAGCCAACCGCGCGCAATTCTTGAACAGCCCCGAAGCCTTTGCCCCGCAATATGGGGGCTATTGCGCTTGGGCCGTGTCGCAAGGTTACACGGCCCCGATTGACCCTGATGCATGGCGCATTGTTGACGGAAAATTATACCTCAACGCCAACCGGCGCATTCAACGCCGTTGGGAACAGGATGTTGCGGGGCATATTGCCCGCGCAGACGCCAATTGGCCAAACCTCCGCGCGGGGCTGTAA
- a CDS encoding pyrroline-5-carboxylate reductase: protein MTYDDIAARGMVIFGCGKMGSAMLAGWLARGIPPACVTVIDPHPSDWLKAAGVNLNTPLPANAAVAIIAVKPQMMGEALPNLAAHMGRETLVISVAAGTPIARFEAEFGASTKIIRAMPNTPAAIGRGITALIGNGQCSQADLALGETLLSAVGQVVRLETEDQIDAVTGVSGSGPAYVFYMIDCLAAAARAEGLPDAMAMELAKATVAGAGALAREASESPEQLRINVTSPNGTTQAGLEVLMDETSGLAPLIRETVKAAAARSRALKG from the coding sequence ATGACGTATGACGATATTGCCGCGCGCGGCATGGTGATTTTCGGCTGTGGGAAAATGGGCTCTGCAATGTTGGCAGGGTGGCTTGCACGAGGAATACCACCTGCCTGCGTGACCGTAATTGACCCGCACCCCTCTGATTGGCTCAAGGCTGCGGGGGTAAATCTCAACACGCCCCTGCCCGCAAATGCCGCTGTGGCCATTATCGCGGTAAAACCGCAGATGATGGGCGAAGCTTTACCCAATCTTGCGGCGCATATGGGCCGTGAGACATTGGTGATCTCTGTGGCGGCAGGCACACCAATCGCCAGATTTGAAGCCGAATTTGGCGCATCCACCAAAATTATCCGCGCTATGCCCAACACCCCCGCCGCAATCGGGCGAGGGATCACCGCGCTTATTGGCAACGGGCAATGCAGCCAAGCCGATCTTGCGCTTGGCGAAACCCTGTTATCTGCGGTCGGTCAGGTGGTGCGTCTTGAAACGGAAGATCAGATTGACGCTGTGACAGGCGTCTCGGGCTCTGGCCCTGCTTATGTATTCTATATGATTGACTGTCTCGCTGCTGCCGCGCGCGCCGAAGGCCTGCCTGACGCGATGGCGATGGAATTGGCAAAGGCCACAGTCGCGGGCGCAGGGGCCTTGGCCCGAGAGGCCAGCGAAAGCCCAGAACAATTGCGCATCAACGTGACATCGCCCAATGGCACCACGCAGGCGGGGCTAGAGGTTTTGATGGATGAGACAAGCGGCCTCGCCCCCCTCATCCGCGAAACAGTCAAGGCTGCGGCGGCGCGATCCCGCGCGCTGAAAGGATAA
- a CDS encoding YbjN domain-containing protein, giving the protein MSLSEQYMDVEDLHPIDIVETLATRHEWDFDRVADDQIAMALEGQWRTYSVTLAWSSYDETLRMICTFDMDPPAESMGKLYETLNLANDKCWAGAFSFWAEQKMMVYRYGLVLAGDQLASPEQIACMVETAILASERYYPAFQLACWGSQSPSEAIQVAIAEGFGRA; this is encoded by the coding sequence ATGTCACTTTCCGAGCAGTATATGGATGTCGAAGACCTCCATCCCATCGATATCGTTGAAACCCTTGCCACACGGCATGAATGGGATTTCGACCGTGTTGCCGATGATCAAATCGCAATGGCCCTCGAGGGGCAGTGGCGCACCTATTCGGTGACGCTGGCATGGTCGAGCTATGACGAAACGCTGCGGATGATCTGCACCTTCGACATGGATCCACCCGCCGAATCTATGGGCAAGCTTTACGAGACATTGAACCTTGCCAATGACAAATGCTGGGCGGGTGCGTTCAGTTTCTGGGCCGAGCAAAAGATGATGGTCTATCGCTACGGCTTGGTTCTCGCAGGGGATCAACTGGCAAGCCCTGAGCAGATTGCCTGCATGGTTGAAACCGCGATTTTGGCAAGCGAGCGCTATTACCCCGCCTTCCAATTGGCCTGTTGGGGCAGCCAATCACCGAGCGAAGCAATCCAAGTGGCCATTGCCGAAGGGTTCGGTCGCGCCTAA
- a CDS encoding prolipoprotein diacylglyceryl transferase, whose amino-acid sequence MFYAIPFPDISPALFSIDFGGFHFALRWYALAYIAGFLIAAWMIGRHLRKSTLWRHATAPMSPEVVEPLLTWMVLGVILGGRLGYVLFYQPSYYLQNPTEILQVWQGGMSFHGGFLGVVIAGLLFCRVHKVSIASLADLLALATPPALFLGRSANFINAELWGRPTDAPWGVIFPGAAAQDCSGPVGIVMDAGMQVCARHPSQLYEALLEGLILGLVILYVIHRQGALRVPGQVAGLFLAGYGVGRFIVEYFRQPDAQFFVNHPRGYALWLSDDIGLSMGQILSLPMVIVGLAVILVARQVARRKAGA is encoded by the coding sequence ATGTTTTACGCGATACCGTTTCCAGATATCTCGCCTGCGCTCTTCTCAATTGATTTTGGTGGGTTTCACTTTGCCCTGCGGTGGTATGCGCTGGCCTATATCGCTGGGTTTCTCATCGCTGCATGGATGATCGGACGGCATTTGCGCAAATCCACGCTGTGGAGACATGCCACCGCCCCGATGTCCCCCGAAGTTGTAGAACCGCTTTTGACATGGATGGTCTTGGGTGTGATCCTTGGGGGGCGGCTTGGATATGTGCTGTTCTATCAGCCAAGCTATTACCTGCAAAACCCTACTGAGATTTTGCAGGTTTGGCAGGGGGGGATGTCTTTTCATGGTGGCTTTTTGGGTGTTGTCATCGCGGGGCTTTTGTTTTGTCGTGTCCACAAGGTCAGCATAGCCAGCCTTGCCGACCTGTTAGCCTTGGCCACCCCGCCTGCGCTCTTTCTGGGGCGCAGCGCAAATTTCATTAATGCCGAGCTATGGGGGCGACCCACCGATGCGCCTTGGGGCGTGATCTTTCCCGGGGCCGCGGCACAGGACTGTTCGGGCCCTGTGGGGATTGTGATGGACGCAGGCATGCAAGTTTGCGCGCGCCACCCGTCACAGCTTTACGAAGCGCTGCTTGAGGGGCTCATCTTGGGGCTTGTGATCCTGTATGTGATCCATCGCCAAGGGGCGTTGCGGGTGCCAGGGCAAGTGGCGGGTCTGTTTCTTGCAGGCTATGGGGTGGGGCGGTTTATTGTCGAATATTTCCGCCAACCTGATGCACAGTTCTTCGTGAACCATCCGCGCGGTTATGCGCTGTGGCTGTCTGATGATATTGGTCTGAGCATGGGGCAGATCTTGTCATTGCCCATGGTCATTGTGGGGCTAGCGGTGATCTTGGTCGCGCGGCAGGTCGCGCGGCGTAAGGCAGGTGCCTAA
- a CDS encoding thymidine kinase, whose protein sequence is MAKLYFNFSTMNAGKSTLLLQAAHNYSERGQTPFLLTAHHDTRAGQGLIASRIGLSKEAVTFAPDTDLFALIETAHRAQPIDCVFLDEAQFLTKAQVWELARVADDLGLPVMTYGLRVDFRGELFEGSAALLALADDLREIRTICHCGRKATMVVRKSPDGSVAKSGEQVQIGGNETYVSLCRRHWREAVGDSPSA, encoded by the coding sequence ATGGCCAAGCTATATTTCAATTTTTCGACTATGAATGCGGGCAAGTCGACCCTGCTTTTGCAAGCGGCCCATAATTATAGCGAACGCGGCCAGACCCCATTTCTGCTGACGGCGCATCACGATACGCGCGCAGGCCAAGGCCTTATTGCAAGCCGCATTGGGCTGTCGAAAGAGGCCGTAACCTTTGCCCCTGATACGGACTTGTTCGCGCTTATCGAGACGGCGCACAGAGCGCAGCCGATTGATTGCGTCTTTCTGGATGAAGCGCAGTTCCTCACAAAGGCACAGGTCTGGGAATTGGCGCGCGTGGCTGATGATTTGGGGCTGCCCGTGATGACCTACGGCCTTCGGGTCGATTTCCGTGGTGAATTATTCGAAGGCTCCGCCGCGCTTTTGGCCTTGGCGGATGATTTGCGTGAGATCAGAACGATTTGCCATTGCGGGCGCAAAGCCACGATGGTGGTGCGAAAATCTCCTGATGGCAGCGTTGCCAAATCGGGGGAGCAGGTGCAAATCGGCGGCAATGAAACCTATGTCAGCTTGTGCCGCCGTCACTGGCGCGAAGCGGTCGGCGATAGCCCGTCAGCATAG
- a CDS encoding tRNA-binding protein yields MMETDFETFLKVDIRVGRVTRAEPFPEARKPAIKLWVDYGPEIGVKKSSAQITAHYAPEALVGKLVMGVVNFPPRQIGPFMSEALVLGFHDAGGDVVLAVPDKDAPLGARLC; encoded by the coding sequence CTGATGGAAACCGATTTTGAAACATTCCTGAAGGTCGACATTCGCGTGGGGCGCGTCACCCGCGCCGAGCCCTTTCCCGAGGCCCGCAAACCTGCAATCAAGTTATGGGTGGATTATGGGCCAGAGATTGGGGTCAAAAAAAGCTCGGCCCAAATCACCGCGCATTATGCGCCCGAGGCATTGGTGGGCAAGCTTGTTATGGGGGTGGTGAATTTCCCACCCCGCCAGATCGGCCCCTTCATGTCCGAGGCGCTTGTGCTTGGATTTCATGATGCGGGCGGGGATGTGGTTTTGGCCGTGCCCGACAAGGATGCGCCCCTTGGCGCGCGACTATGCTGA
- a CDS encoding accessory factor UbiK family protein: protein MQTRNKMMDDISQLMTNAMGVAQGAREEAENAMKSLMDRWLADRDFVTREEFDAVRAMAQKAREENEALSARLEALEKKKK, encoded by the coding sequence ATGCAAACCCGCAATAAGATGATGGATGACATCAGCCAATTGATGACCAACGCCATGGGTGTGGCCCAAGGCGCACGCGAGGAAGCGGAAAATGCGATGAAATCGCTGATGGATCGCTGGCTTGCGGATCGCGACTTTGTCACCCGCGAGGAATTTGATGCCGTGCGCGCAATGGCCCAAAAAGCGCGCGAAGAAAATGAGGCGCTGTCTGCGCGGCTAGAGGCATTGGAAAAGAAAAAGAAATAA
- the pgeF gene encoding peptidoglycan editing factor PgeF, whose amino-acid sequence MAAHFAPIDPITSPLLGAAKHGFFTRKGGASSGIFSSLNCGAGSSDQSDLVEINRARVAREMGVAEDCLVTVYQTHSADVVLVEGPIGGGTPEADGLVSCSKDLAIAILTADCQPVLFHEAEAGVIGAAHAGWKGARAGVLEATIDLMVAQGAVREKINAVIGPTISQANYEVGQEFFEEFVDDDPESARFFINGAAPDKYLFDLPSYGLTRLRNAGIGQAEWCGHCTYRDEELFFSYRRATHRGEADYGRLISAIRL is encoded by the coding sequence ATGGCTGCGCATTTTGCTCCAATTGACCCGATCACATCGCCGCTTTTGGGGGCAGCAAAGCATGGTTTTTTTACACGCAAGGGTGGTGCATCTAGCGGCATTTTTAGCAGTCTGAATTGTGGTGCGGGATCATCTGATCAATCGGATTTGGTCGAAATCAACCGCGCGCGCGTGGCGCGTGAGATGGGGGTGGCGGAAGATTGCCTTGTGACGGTGTATCAAACGCATTCCGCGGATGTTGTCTTGGTTGAAGGCCCGATTGGTGGTGGCACCCCTGAGGCAGATGGTCTGGTGTCCTGCAGCAAGGATTTGGCCATTGCGATTCTCACAGCCGATTGTCAGCCCGTCCTGTTTCATGAAGCGGAGGCAGGCGTGATTGGCGCTGCCCATGCGGGTTGGAAGGGCGCGCGGGCAGGGGTGCTTGAGGCCACGATTGACTTGATGGTTGCACAAGGGGCGGTGCGCGAAAAAATCAACGCGGTGATTGGCCCTACGATCAGCCAAGCCAATTATGAGGTCGGGCAAGAATTCTTTGAGGAATTCGTAGATGATGATCCGGAGTCTGCGCGGTTTTTTATCAACGGGGCAGCACCTGATAAATATCTCTTTGATTTACCAAGCTACGGATTAACGCGCCTGCGCAACGCGGGCATCGGGCAGGCAGAATGGTGTGGGCATTGCACCTATCGTGACGAAGAGCTGTTCTTCTCCTACCGCCGCGCCACACATCGGGGCGAGGCGGATTACGGGCGCCTCATTTCGGCTATTCGCCTTTAG